The following DNA comes from Mucisphaera calidilacus.
CCTCGCGTTGTGGAGATCAATGGCTACCACATGGACATGATCCCGCGTGGCGACATGATCCTGCTCCAGAACGAGGACCGTCCGGGCATGATCGGCATGGTGGGTTCGGTCATGGGCGAGGCGGGCATCAACATCGCCGACATGACAATCTCACGTCGCGCTTCGAGCGAAGGCAACGTGACGGCTCTGATGCTGTTGAAGGTCGATGCGGCGCCCGAGCCGAAGGTCCTCGAACAGGTCAGCACCTGCGCGGGCATCCTGAAGGCCGCGGCGGTCAAGCTGCCCTCGATCACGGCGGGATGATCACGCCTCGGACCCGGTCTCGGTGATCCGGACCGGCTTGGACTTGCTGGTCAGGACCGGGATGCTCTCGCCGAGGAGTTCGAGCTTGTGCTTCATCGCTGAGCTCATCGTCTCGAGCGTCGTGCGAACAAGGTATTCCTTGAGCTGATTGCGGATCGGTTTCCACTCGTCGTGCTGCGGGCAGGGCTGGTGATCATCGCAGCGGTGCATGCCGACGACGCAGGCGTTGAGGTTCTCGATGCCGTCGATGACCTCGACGATGTCATAGAGACTGATCTGATCGGGCTTGCGTGCCAGCGCAAAGCCGCCGCCACGCCCCTTCGCGGAGGTCAGCAGGCCCTTGCGCACGAGGTCTTGGAAGATCTTCGCGACGAAGTGACGCGGGAGGTCCGAGCCCTCGCACAGCTCGTCGAGCAGCACGTAGCCGTCGGGACGGAGCATCGCCAGACGGCTCATGGCTCGGATCGCGTAGGCGCAGGCGTTGGAGTAGATCATCAGGGAGTCCTTTCACTGTCGTCGTGATGCTGAAGGCTGAGGTCGGCAGGCGCGGTCCTTCGCACACAGCCTCTTACGACGGACGCGACTGAACAAATATACAGGATCTTGAGAGTGGATGACCCCGTATCTGTCGGGAACGGCCGAACCCCGGCCGTGACAATCCCGGTAACTCTATCGGTTGATCTTATGGTAGAGCCGTTG
Coding sequences within:
- a CDS encoding RrF2 family transcriptional regulator; amino-acid sequence: MIYSNACAYAIRAMSRLAMLRPDGYVLLDELCEGSDLPRHFVAKIFQDLVRKGLLTSAKGRGGGFALARKPDQISLYDIVEVIDGIENLNACVVGMHRCDDHQPCPQHDEWKPIRNQLKEYLVRTTLETMSSAMKHKLELLGESIPVLTSKSKPVRITETGSEA